The following proteins are co-located in the Bathymodiolus thermophilus thioautotrophic gill symbiont genome:
- the lpdA gene encoding dihydrolipoyl dehydrogenase — protein MIKTQVIVIGSGPGGYTAAFRAADLGKKVVLIERYESLGGVCLNVGCIPSKALLHTAEIINEAAEAQHLGVTFQAPKIDIDGVRQNKDNIVNKLTGGIKALAKARGVQVITGYAKFISNTQIKIDDSNEIIEFEHAIIAAGSRVTKIPAFPFDDPRVMDSTDALDLDNVPKRLLIVGGGIIGLEMATVYAALGSEITVVERSDQLIAAADKDIVNPLFKRIKKQYANIFLSTEVTSMDAQNDGIKVGFKGKNAPESDMFDKVLVSIGRSPNGKLIDCEKAAVSVDDWGFIKVDKQMKTNIPNIYAIGDIVGQPMLAHKAVHEAKVAAEVICGHKSGFDALTIPSVAYTDPEVAWTGKTEKELKASGIQYEVGKFPWAASGRSLSIGRSEGISKALFDKHTHRLLGMGICGTNAGELIAEPTLAIEMGCDMSDIALTIHAHPTLSETTAFAVEMAEGTITDLLPPKKR, from the coding sequence ATGATTAAAACACAAGTTATTGTTATCGGCTCTGGTCCTGGTGGCTACACCGCCGCCTTTCGTGCAGCCGATTTAGGCAAAAAAGTCGTCCTGATTGAACGCTATGAAAGCCTCGGTGGCGTATGTCTAAATGTAGGCTGCATCCCCTCAAAAGCCCTATTACACACCGCTGAAATCATCAACGAAGCCGCAGAAGCACAACATCTTGGCGTAACTTTTCAAGCACCAAAAATTGACATCGACGGCGTACGACAAAATAAAGACAACATCGTCAACAAACTCACAGGTGGCATCAAAGCCCTAGCAAAAGCAAGGGGCGTGCAAGTCATCACTGGCTATGCTAAATTTATCTCCAATACGCAAATCAAAATTGACGACAGCAACGAAATCATCGAATTTGAACACGCCATTATTGCCGCAGGCTCTCGTGTTACCAAAATCCCCGCCTTCCCATTTGACGACCCCCGCGTTATGGATTCAACCGATGCACTAGATTTAGACAATGTACCAAAACGCCTACTTATTGTTGGCGGTGGTATTATTGGCTTAGAAATGGCAACCGTATATGCAGCACTAGGCAGTGAAATCACCGTCGTTGAACGCTCAGACCAACTCATCGCAGCAGCAGATAAAGATATCGTCAACCCCCTATTTAAACGCATTAAAAAACAATACGCCAACATCTTCCTCAGCACCGAAGTAACCAGCATGGACGCACAAAATGACGGCATCAAAGTAGGCTTCAAAGGCAAAAATGCCCCCGAATCCGACATGTTTGACAAAGTCCTCGTTTCAATCGGCCGCTCACCTAACGGCAAACTCATTGACTGCGAAAAAGCAGCAGTAAGCGTTGACGACTGGGGCTTTATCAAAGTTGACAAACAAATGAAAACCAACATCCCCAACATCTACGCCATCGGCGACATCGTCGGACAACCCATGCTCGCCCACAAAGCAGTCCACGAAGCCAAAGTCGCCGCCGAAGTCATCTGCGGACACAAATCAGGCTTCGACGCCCTCACCATCCCATCAGTCGCCTACACCGACCCAGAAGTCGCATGGACAGGAAAAACCGAAAAAGAACTCAAAGCCTCAGGCATCCAATACGAAGTCGGCAAATTCCCCTGGGCAGCCTCCGGCAGAAGCCTCAGCATCGGCAGATCTGAAGGCATATCAAAAGCCCTATTCGACAAACACACACACCGCCTATTAGGCATGGGCATCTGCGGCACCAACGCCGGCGAACTCATCGCCGAACCCACCCTCGCCATCGAAATGGGCTGCGATATGTCCGACATCGCCCTCACCATCCACGCCCACCCAACCCTCAGCGAAACCACCGCCTTCGCCGTCGAAATGGCAGAAGGCACCATCACCGACCTCCTTCCTCCTAAGAAGAGATAA
- a CDS encoding dihydrolipoyllysine-residue acetyltransferase, translating into MSEIKNIQLPDIGDFDEVEVIEILVNIGDEIQIDDSIVTLESDKASMEIPTPFTGIVTEIKVTLGDKIKQGDIILSVKSENDDTQNTEQNTDQNTKIQHSEPQIVPVVVPDIGDFDEVEIIEVLVNAGDELSADDSIITLESDKASMEIPTPLAGKVIDISVSLGDKIKLGDLILNIESTSIDTPKEETPAPTVPTPAPTSTTAPKATTATPQTLDQSISTTPKGDSHASPSIRKLARELGVNLSNVTGTGQKNRVTDADLKGYVKQIITSGGTGSALPTTPVIDFSKFGDTETVALSRINKLSGKHLTACWLNIPHVTQFDEVNIDKMEAYRQAQKANGIKLTPLVFIMKGVIEALKNHPRLNASLDKSNENLILKKYFNLGIAMDTPNGLVVPVIRDVEQKSLVELATELAQTSAKARDGKLSPKDMQGAGFTISSLGGIGGTQFTPIVNAPEVAILGVSRSFNKPVWNGKTFMPALTLPLALSYDHRVIDGAQGGRFMAELNNILSEANYD; encoded by the coding sequence ATGTCTGAGATTAAAAACATACAATTACCTGATATTGGCGACTTTGACGAAGTTGAAGTTATTGAAATTTTAGTAAATATTGGCGATGAAATACAAATAGATGACAGTATTGTTACCTTAGAAAGCGACAAAGCCTCCATGGAAATCCCAACGCCTTTTACTGGCATTGTTACTGAAATAAAAGTAACACTGGGTGACAAAATCAAACAAGGTGACATTATTTTAAGCGTTAAAAGCGAAAATGACGACACCCAAAACACTGAGCAGAACACCGACCAAAACACCAAAATCCAACATTCTGAACCACAAATCGTCCCCGTTGTTGTACCAGACATTGGCGACTTTGACGAAGTTGAAATCATTGAAGTACTGGTTAATGCAGGCGATGAATTGTCCGCAGACGACAGTATCATCACCCTTGAAAGCGACAAAGCCTCCATGGAAATCCCAACGCCTCTTGCAGGTAAAGTCATTGATATCAGCGTCTCATTAGGCGATAAAATCAAACTGGGGGATTTAATCCTTAATATTGAAAGCACAAGCATTGACACCCCCAAAGAAGAAACACCCGCTCCCACTGTTCCCACCCCTGCACCAACCTCCACAACAGCACCCAAGGCAACCACAGCAACACCACAAACCTTAGACCAATCCATATCAACAACACCCAAAGGCGACTCTCATGCCTCACCCTCTATTCGAAAACTGGCGCGCGAATTGGGCGTTAATTTATCCAATGTTACTGGCACAGGCCAAAAAAACAGAGTAACAGACGCCGACCTTAAAGGTTATGTCAAACAAATTATCACCTCAGGTGGCACAGGTAGTGCATTACCCACAACCCCTGTGATTGATTTCTCCAAATTCGGTGATACTGAAACTGTCGCCTTATCAAGAATCAACAAGCTCTCAGGCAAACACCTAACCGCCTGCTGGCTCAATATCCCCCATGTAACACAATTTGACGAAGTTAATATTGACAAAATGGAAGCCTACCGTCAAGCACAAAAAGCCAACGGCATTAAACTCACCCCCTTAGTTTTCATCATGAAAGGCGTCATTGAAGCCTTAAAAAATCACCCACGACTTAATGCCTCATTAGACAAATCTAACGAAAACCTCATTCTTAAAAAATACTTCAATCTCGGCATTGCCATGGACACACCAAATGGCTTAGTCGTACCAGTAATTCGTGATGTTGAACAAAAATCCTTAGTTGAACTCGCCACAGAATTAGCACAAACCTCTGCCAAAGCACGCGACGGCAAACTCAGCCCTAAAGATATGCAAGGCGCAGGTTTTACCATCTCCAGCCTCGGTGGCATCGGTGGCACACAATTCACACCCATTGTCAATGCACCAGAAGTTGCCATTTTAGGCGTGTCCCGCTCCTTCAACAAACCCGTTTGGAACGGCAAAACATTCATGCCAGCATTAACCCTACCCTTAGCCCTGTCTTACGACCATCGAGTTATTGACGGCGCACAAGGGGGGCGCTTTATGGCGGAACTTAACAACATCTTAAGCGAGGCAAATTATGATTAA
- a CDS encoding ABC transporter ATP-binding protein: MPTALTIKTLIKIYANDFHALKGIDLSVEEGDFFALLGSNGAGKTTIIGIICGLLEKTTGDINVLGLNQADNAYEIKRLIGLMPQEFNFNPFEPIEEILMNQAGYHGITRTCAKAYAEVLLKRMELWDKRFDMAKSLSGGMKRRLMLARALIHKPKILILDEPSAGVDVEIRRSMWGFLKELNAEGVTIILTTHYLEEAESLCRNIAIVDKGKVIEQTSMKQLLARVSQQTLILESGEKLPEIPTKLGFLLTKLDDYSLEVVLESGTSITRALQILSEHNININHVRNAQNRLETLFLNLTSGN, from the coding sequence ATGCCAACAGCACTTACAATCAAAACACTTATTAAAATTTATGCCAATGATTTTCATGCCTTAAAAGGGATTGATTTATCAGTGGAGGAAGGGGATTTTTTCGCCTTATTGGGCAGTAATGGCGCGGGGAAAACGACGATTATTGGTATTATTTGCGGATTGTTGGAAAAAACCACGGGTGATATTAATGTGCTGGGTTTGAATCAGGCTGACAATGCTTATGAAATTAAGCGCTTGATTGGGTTGATGCCACAGGAATTTAACTTTAATCCGTTTGAGCCTATTGAGGAAATTTTAATGAATCAAGCGGGTTATCATGGTATTACTCGAACTTGTGCTAAAGCGTATGCTGAAGTTTTGCTAAAACGCATGGAACTTTGGGACAAGCGTTTTGATATGGCTAAATCTTTGTCTGGCGGTATGAAAAGGCGTTTAATGTTGGCAAGGGCGCTTATTCACAAACCTAAAATTTTAATTTTAGATGAGCCTAGTGCGGGTGTTGATGTGGAAATTCGTCGTTCAATGTGGGGTTTTTTAAAAGAGTTGAATGCAGAAGGGGTGACCATTATTCTTACCACGCATTATTTAGAAGAGGCGGAGTCTTTGTGTCGCAATATTGCTATTGTGGACAAGGGAAAAGTGATTGAACAAACCAGTATGAAGCAATTACTTGCTAGGGTTTCGCAACAAACTTTGATTTTAGAAAGTGGTGAAAAATTACCCGAAATTCCTACTAAATTAGGATTTTTACTGACAAAATTAGACGATTATTCATTGGAAGTGGTATTGGAATCTGGCACAAGCATTACCCGAGCATTGCAAATTCTTAGCGAACATAATATTAATATTAACCATGTTAGGAATGCGCAAAACCGTTTAGAAACTTTATTCTTAAATTTGACTTCGGGTAACTAA
- a CDS encoding ABC transporter permease yields the protein MWIQYKTIVIKEILRFSRIWVQTIFPPIITTSLYLLIFGGLMGERIGDMQGVDYIHFIIPGIILMTVIQNSYANTVASFFLAKFNHSIEELLVSPVSYWVILLGYISGGVARGLAVGSGVFIAVSFFVDLQIYSAFIVFVIFFLTAVLFSLAGFINAVFAQSFDDISIVPTFILMPMIYLGGLFYSVEILPEFWQSLSKFNPIYYMVDGFRMGFLGSSTTNIVDSILVLLVMIILLGLLAFYLLKRGINIKT from the coding sequence ATGTGGATTCAATACAAAACTATTGTTATTAAGGAAATCTTGCGATTTTCTCGTATTTGGGTGCAAACAATCTTTCCACCTATTATTACCACTTCACTTTATTTGTTAATTTTTGGTGGTTTGATGGGGGAGCGTATTGGCGATATGCAAGGGGTGGATTATATTCATTTTATTATTCCAGGTATTATATTAATGACGGTGATTCAGAATTCTTATGCCAATACCGTTGCGTCATTTTTTCTGGCAAAATTTAATCACAGTATTGAGGAATTATTGGTTTCCCCTGTTTCTTATTGGGTGATTTTATTGGGCTATATTTCTGGCGGTGTGGCTCGTGGTTTGGCGGTCGGGTCGGGTGTTTTTATTGCGGTTTCTTTTTTTGTGGATTTGCAGATTTATAGTGCTTTTATTGTCTTTGTTATCTTTTTCTTGACCGCTGTATTGTTCTCTTTGGCAGGGTTTATTAATGCTGTCTTTGCTCAGTCGTTTGATGATATTTCAATCGTACCAACTTTTATATTGATGCCTATGATTTATTTGGGTGGATTGTTTTATAGTGTTGAAATTCTGCCAGAGTTTTGGCAAAGTCTCAGTAAATTTAACCCAATTTATTATATGGTAGATGGCTTTAGGATGGGATTTTTGGGCAGTTCTACCACCAATATTGTTGATTCGATATTGGTTTTGTTGGTTATGATTATTTTATTAGGTTTGCTGGCTTTTTATTTGTTAAAAAGAGGCATTAATATTAAGACTTAA
- the plsY gene encoding glycerol-3-phosphate 1-O-acyltransferase PlsY → MLPILITFAYLIGSISTAIIVCKLLNLPDPRTQGSNNPGATNVLRIGGKKAAVITLIGDGIKGAVPVLIAQAMGGDLLTMTLVALAAFLGHVYPIFFGFKGGKGVSTFIGVLLATNYLVGLSFMIIWIFIAKVLKISSISALTATLLTPIIFYFLSNKDLNATYVITLTCAWIFFTHKSNIQRILTGDEGSIKS, encoded by the coding sequence ATGTTACCTATTTTAATTACTTTTGCTTATTTAATTGGCTCAATTTCAACCGCTATTATTGTTTGCAAACTGCTCAATCTGCCCGACCCTAGAACACAAGGCTCTAACAATCCAGGTGCGACCAATGTGCTAAGAATAGGTGGAAAAAAAGCCGCCGTCATTACTTTGATTGGCGATGGGATAAAAGGCGCAGTTCCCGTATTGATTGCACAAGCCATGGGGGGTGATTTACTGACGATGACACTGGTTGCTTTGGCAGCATTCTTGGGTCATGTGTACCCCATTTTCTTTGGCTTTAAAGGGGGAAAGGGCGTATCAACCTTCATAGGTGTTTTACTTGCTACAAACTATTTAGTGGGTTTAAGTTTTATGATAATTTGGATTTTTATCGCCAAAGTGTTAAAAATATCTTCAATATCTGCACTAACTGCCACCCTACTAACCCCTATCATTTTTTACTTTTTAAGCAACAAGGATTTAAATGCCACCTATGTTATTACTCTAACTTGCGCTTGGATTTTCTTTACCCATAAAAGCAATATCCAGAGAATATTAACAGGTGATGAAGGGAGCATTAAGTCTTAA
- the folB gene encoding dihydroneopterin aldolase has translation MDIVFIQGLKIDCVIGIYDWEREIRQEITLDIEMSADIKAASETDHIDQTLDYKAVSKRLIDFVKTSEFQLVETLAEKITQIIIQEFGVEKVKLTLNKGEAVTGAQGVGVIIERVRASHSSLKQE, from the coding sequence ATGGATATTGTATTTATTCAAGGGTTAAAAATTGATTGTGTGATTGGTATTTACGATTGGGAGCGAGAAATTCGTCAAGAGATTACACTGGATATTGAAATGTCTGCTGACATTAAGGCCGCTAGTGAGACCGACCATATCGACCAAACCCTTGATTACAAGGCTGTTTCTAAACGCCTGATTGATTTTGTTAAAACCAGTGAGTTTCAATTGGTAGAAACTTTGGCAGAGAAAATTACACAAATTATCATTCAGGAATTTGGCGTAGAGAAAGTTAAATTAACACTCAACAAAGGTGAGGCGGTAACAGGTGCTCAAGGTGTGGGCGTTATTATTGAAAGGGTAAGGGCATCACATTCCAGTCTTAAACAAGAATAA
- the folK gene encoding 2-amino-4-hydroxy-6-hydroxymethyldihydropteridine diphosphokinase — MNEIHINIGSNQNRRYNITQAIEALKMNFFNVVCSDIFESAAVGFKGMDFYNMGVNADTDLSIADVLSVLHTIENNQGRDRSQPKFSSRQIDLDLVLYDKVIDENNNLPRNDILKYNFVLLPLAQLSPQSVHPIENKTYKQLSATVKQLKSYNIKTLKTS; from the coding sequence ATGAACGAGATACATATTAATATTGGTTCAAATCAAAATCGTAGGTACAATATTACTCAGGCGATTGAGGCGCTTAAAATGAATTTTTTCAATGTGGTGTGTTCTGATATTTTTGAGAGTGCAGCGGTTGGATTCAAGGGGATGGATTTTTATAATATGGGCGTGAATGCAGACACGGATTTAAGTATTGCTGATGTGTTAAGTGTGCTGCATACGATTGAGAATAATCAAGGTAGAGACAGATCGCAACCAAAATTTTCTTCGCGTCAAATCGACCTAGATTTAGTATTATATGACAAAGTCATTGATGAGAACAACAATCTACCTAGAAATGACATTTTAAAATACAATTTTGTTTTGTTACCATTAGCGCAACTTAGCCCGCAAAGTGTCCATCCAATTGAAAATAAAACTTATAAACAGTTATCTGCAACTGTAAAGCAGTTAAAATCGTATAACATTAAAACTTTAAAAACATCTTGA
- a CDS encoding thiol:disulfide interchange protein DsbA/DsbL, producing the protein MKTILFTLFITFSSFVFAVDDYDEGIDYIALNKPVSTVTGDKVEVRELFWYYCPHCYNLEPTLNAWVKKLPANAQFVRQPAMYSDRWSSGAVFYFVLEELNLLDKLHGPLFEAIHAKKEKFKSKASFIDWVASFGVDKAKVEKAFGSFGVRIKTNKAKLNTRKYHLKGVPAIVVNGKYWTDSTHAGTPERMLKVVDFLIKEESKKGASIKKGSKVVPLTKKGSKVDSLSKKVSKANPLTKEKK; encoded by the coding sequence ATGAAAACAATATTATTTACTTTATTTATCACATTCTCTAGTTTTGTATTTGCAGTCGATGACTATGACGAAGGCATTGACTACATAGCACTTAATAAACCTGTAAGCACTGTTACAGGCGACAAAGTTGAGGTGCGAGAGTTGTTTTGGTATTATTGCCCACATTGTTATAATCTTGAGCCAACTCTAAATGCGTGGGTTAAAAAATTACCTGCTAACGCACAATTTGTTCGCCAGCCAGCGATGTACTCTGATAGATGGTCAAGTGGTGCGGTCTTTTACTTTGTGCTAGAGGAATTAAACTTGTTGGACAAATTGCACGGACCATTATTTGAAGCCATCCATGCAAAGAAAGAGAAGTTTAAATCTAAAGCCAGTTTTATTGATTGGGTTGCTAGTTTTGGCGTGGATAAAGCCAAAGTAGAAAAAGCCTTCGGTTCTTTTGGTGTGCGTATTAAGACCAATAAAGCCAAGTTAAACACTAGAAAATATCACCTTAAGGGCGTGCCAGCAATTGTAGTTAATGGTAAATATTGGACCGATTCCACACATGCGGGAACCCCCGAAAGAATGTTAAAAGTCGTAGATTTCCTCATCAAAGAAGAAAGCAAAAAAGGTGCTTCTATCAAGAAAGGAAGTAAGGTAGTTCCTCTTACCAAAAAAGGAAGCAAAGTAGATTCTCTTTCTAAGAAAGTAAGTAAAGCGAACCCCCTTACTAAAGAAAAAAAGTAA
- the thiD gene encoding bifunctional hydroxymethylpyrimidine kinase/phosphomethylpyrimidine kinase, whose translation MNEAVLVLSGLDPCGGAGIVADIETINQFGLTPLPIVTTMTVQNTQFVAEVQPVDVKLMVKQFHHLQADINFKVVKIGLLSSSVQIKAIADLVKGKTIVLDPIVKASTQEVLLQTQVISTLKQDLLPLVEILTPNMAELFTLSGEKDEQKAIEKLACKWILLTTTDVSESSIEHRLYHRAKLVKSYTYDKLSGNYHGSGCTLSSAISALIASGANIELACKNALDYTYQTLLNAKNIGKMQCHPNRMPVKNINDRESWV comes from the coding sequence TTGAATGAAGCAGTTTTAGTTTTATCAGGACTTGATCCTTGTGGTGGCGCTGGTATTGTTGCTGATATTGAAACTATCAATCAATTTGGATTAACCCCCTTGCCGATTGTAACGACAATGACCGTGCAAAATACTCAATTTGTTGCAGAAGTTCAGCCAGTAGATGTTAAGCTGATGGTCAAACAATTTCATCATCTGCAAGCAGATATTAATTTTAAAGTTGTGAAAATCGGACTGTTAAGTTCTAGTGTGCAAATTAAAGCAATTGCCGACTTAGTAAAGGGTAAAACCATTGTGCTTGACCCAATTGTTAAAGCCAGCACCCAAGAAGTTTTGTTACAAACCCAAGTGATAAGCACGCTAAAACAAGACTTATTGCCTTTGGTGGAAATTCTCACCCCAAATATGGCAGAATTATTCACCCTATCTGGTGAAAAAGACGAACAAAAAGCCATAGAAAAACTAGCCTGTAAATGGATTCTACTCACCACCACTGATGTATCAGAATCCAGCATTGAACATCGCTTGTATCACCGTGCCAAATTAGTAAAAAGTTATACTTATGATAAATTATCAGGCAATTACCACGGCTCTGGCTGTACCCTTTCAAGTGCAATCAGCGCTTTAATCGCCTCAGGTGCTAACATTGAACTTGCTTGTAAAAACGCACTTGATTATACTTACCAAACTTTGTTAAATGCTAAGAATATCGGCAAAATGCAGTGCCACCCTAATCGCATGCCTGTGAAAAATATCAACGATAGGGAAAGTTGGGTGTAA
- the hisC gene encoding histidinol-phosphate transaminase, with protein MNNFINNWLRPDIKAINAYHVPASENMVKLDAMESPFLLSDELIEQYLAYLANAQLNRYPSPNATELQQTLCALMDIPADCSMLLGNGSDELIQLLALACDTNDTILSVEPSFVMYEMIAKFTRLNYQSVDLNDDFEIDLNAMLLAIETHKPKLIFIAYPNNPTGNTFDRTAIEKIITSTHALVVLDEAYYAHANDSFLDDIKKYPNLVLLRTVSKIGFAGLRLGLLIGAQDTVEQLDKLRLPYNINTLTQVSANFLLQEKDEISKNAQIIRNERTKLSAALSAINALKVYPSQANFILFKAPNANELFITLKQKGILIKNLSSAPKLTDCLRVTVGSNEQNQQFIDVVEAFYG; from the coding sequence ATGAATAACTTTATCAATAACTGGCTACGCCCCGACATTAAAGCAATCAACGCTTATCATGTGCCTGCATCTGAAAATATGGTGAAACTAGATGCAATGGAGTCCCCCTTTCTTTTGTCCGATGAATTAATTGAACAATATTTAGCCTATTTAGCAAATGCACAATTAAACCGTTATCCCAGTCCAAACGCCACAGAGTTACAACAAACTTTGTGTGCACTGATGGATATTCCTGCTGATTGCAGCATGTTGTTAGGCAATGGCTCAGATGAACTGATTCAATTATTGGCATTGGCGTGTGATACCAACGATACTATTTTAAGCGTTGAACCCAGTTTTGTGATGTATGAGATGATTGCAAAATTTACTCGCTTGAATTATCAAAGTGTTGATTTGAACGATGATTTTGAAATTGATTTGAACGCAATGCTATTGGCAATTGAAACCCACAAGCCAAAACTAATTTTCATCGCTTATCCAAACAACCCAACTGGCAATACATTTGACAGAACTGCCATTGAGAAAATCATCACTTCAACCCACGCTTTAGTCGTGTTAGACGAAGCCTATTATGCGCATGCCAACGACAGTTTTTTAGATGATATTAAAAAATACCCTAATTTAGTTTTACTCAGAACTGTATCAAAAATTGGCTTCGCTGGATTGCGTTTAGGCCTGCTCATCGGTGCGCAGGATACGGTAGAGCAATTAGACAAATTAAGACTGCCTTACAACATCAATACACTCACGCAAGTAAGTGCGAATTTCCTACTGCAAGAAAAAGATGAAATCAGCAAAAATGCCCAAATCATCCGCAACGAACGCACTAAATTATCAGCCGCACTTAGTGCCATTAATGCGCTGAAAGTCTATCCATCACAAGCAAACTTCATTTTATTTAAAGCACCAAATGCCAACGAACTGTTTATAACGCTCAAACAAAAAGGCATTTTAATTAAAAACCTTAGTAGCGCACCAAAACTCACCGATTGCCTGCGTGTAACCGTAGGCAGTAACGAGCAAAATCAACAATTTATCGATGTTGTAGAAGCATTTTATGGTTAA
- a CDS encoding Nif3-like dinuclear metal center hexameric protein, with translation MVNQKTLADYCHQYLTVDKFDDYCPNGLQIQGKSDIKKIISGVSANQALIDRAIDEAADALFVHHGFFWKNEPPTLTGIKKNRIKALLDNNINLFAYHLPLDAHPTIGNNAQLATRFDIKNPTPIGDTLVWQGEINTTLANFSNTVKQALSRTPLVFGNDEKTLKRIAWCSGGAQTYIQHAININADCFLTGEVSEQIPAIALENNITFISAGHHATERYGVQALCQHLAQEFNLDHHFIDIDNSV, from the coding sequence ATGGTTAATCAAAAAACCTTAGCTGACTATTGCCACCAATATTTAACAGTTGATAAATTTGATGATTACTGCCCAAACGGCTTACAAATACAAGGTAAATCTGACATTAAGAAAATCATCTCAGGCGTCAGTGCCAACCAAGCCTTGATTGACAGAGCCATTGACGAAGCAGCGGATGCACTCTTCGTTCATCACGGGTTTTTCTGGAAAAACGAGCCACCCACCCTCACTGGTATTAAGAAAAATCGCATCAAAGCCCTATTGGACAACAACATTAATCTATTTGCCTACCACTTACCACTCGATGCCCACCCCACAATCGGCAACAACGCCCAACTTGCCACTCGTTTTGACATCAAAAACCCCACCCCCATTGGCGACACTTTAGTCTGGCAAGGGGAAATCAACACCACTCTAGCCAATTTTTCCAACACCGTTAAACAAGCACTAAGCCGCACCCCATTAGTCTTCGGCAACGATGAAAAAACCCTAAAACGCATTGCATGGTGCAGCGGCGGCGCACAAACCTACATCCAACACGCCATCAATATTAACGCCGACTGCTTCCTCACTGGCGAAGTCTCCGAACAAATTCCCGCCATCGCCCTTGAAAATAACATCACCTTCATTTCCGCTGGACACCACGCCACCGAACGCTATGGCGTGCAGGCTCTCTGCCAGCATCTCGCCCAAGAATTCAACCTTGATCATCATTTTATTGATATTGATAACTCAGTATAA